In Candidatus Flexicrinis affinis, the following are encoded in one genomic region:
- a CDS encoding MarR family transcriptional regulator: MPTHYSGTPDEIRALNAYIKLQRAAESILHRTSAHLAAHNLSLSQFAVLEALYHLGTLSQTTLAQKLLKSTGNISSVLKTCEKHDLITRERDPADNRVMRVHITDHGRALLESILPAHIAGISAAMSALSPTEQETLGDLCKRLGLGA, from the coding sequence ATGCCCACCCACTACTCCGGCACCCCCGACGAAATCCGCGCCCTCAACGCCTACATTAAGCTACAGCGCGCCGCCGAAAGCATCCTCCATCGCACCAGCGCACACCTCGCCGCGCATAACCTTTCGCTCAGCCAGTTTGCCGTGTTGGAAGCACTCTATCACCTCGGGACGCTCTCGCAAACCACCCTTGCTCAAAAGCTGCTCAAGAGCACCGGCAACATCTCGTCGGTCCTCAAGACGTGCGAAAAACACGACCTGATCACGCGCGAGCGCGACCCGGCCGACAACCGTGTCATGCGCGTTCACATCACGGACCACGGGCGCGCACTGCTCGAATCGATCCTGCCCGCGCACATTGCCGGCATCTCCGCCGCGATGTCCGCCCTCTCGCCCACCGAACAAGAGACCCTCGGCGATCTCTGCAAACGCCTCGGCCTCGGCGCGTGA